In a single window of the Lepidochelys kempii isolate rLepKem1 chromosome 21, rLepKem1.hap2, whole genome shotgun sequence genome:
- the LEMD2 gene encoding LEM domain-containing protein 2, whose protein sequence is MAGPSDAELGRELRALGFQPGPITDSTRELYAKKLSRLRAEAAAAPSMAGPSDAELGRELRALGFQPGPITDSTRELYAKKLSRLRAEAAAGRRSQSTGAAPRPEPASASGPRRQPSPLAHRAHSQGRRESEEEEGSEEEDGYQPPHRDVTAGLNPWALLGKTAAPEGLAPSPQWRAERGFNPSSQCGARDVRLAPRPQWETERELAPSTQRGMRDVGLAPSTQRGMRDVGLAPSTQRGMRDVGLAPSTQRGMRDVGLAPSTQWETERKLTPSTQWRTRDGGLTPSTQWRTRDGGLTPSTQWRTRDGGLTPSTQWRTRDGGLTPSTQGGTTTVVGGLIRRIPWRTGGEGLTSTSQLTAPKQGAVGKGRGLEFYLSWFLYLATLVLLVIFLGILWVKMIWPAWLLGAEENLKLLTVDCETRTDDFCQAKQKDILMAMLYELYNYLAIQAGSFECGNPEKLKSKCILVSEAKDYVANVTGSSPEKFEDALQWILNSNSDLGIWLKGEDPSEPVTSVDQVVCLESTRPRMGLGCRFRRAISTAIMNLFIFFWSLIALWGILLLLKYHWRKMEEEEQAMYEMVKKIIAAVQDHYKEWEQRLERYPYVGILHVRDTLIPPQSRKKMKRVWNRAVDFLASNESRIQTESHRIAGEDMLVWRWTQPSYVSDSEH, encoded by the exons ATGGCCGGCCCGTCCGACGCCGAGCTCGGCCGCGAGCTGCGGGCCTTGGGCTTCCAGCCGGGGCCCATCACCGACTCCACCCGCGAGCTCTACGCCAAGAAGCTGAGCCGCCTGCGGGCCGAGGCGGCAGCGGCCCCCAGCATGGCCGGCCCGTCCGACGCCGAGCTCGGCCGCGAGCTGCGGGCCTTGGGCTTCCAGCCGGGGCCCATCACCGACTCCACCCGCGAGCTCTACGCCAAGAAGCTGAGCCGCCTGCGAGCCGAGGCGGCGGCcggccggaggagccagagcacAGGCGCTGCCCCCAGGCCTGAGCCGGCCTCGGCCTCCGGCCCTcgccgccagcccagccccctggcccaCCGGGCCCACAGCCAGGGCCgtagggagagtgaggaggaggagggctcggaggaggaggatgggtaCCAGCCCCCTCACAGGGATGTAACAGCGGGGCTAAACCCTTGGGCCCTTCTGGGGAAGACAGCAGCCCCCGAGGggcttgcccccagcccccagtgGAGGGCAGAAAGGGGGTTCAACCCCAGCTCCCAGTGCGGGGCAAGAGATGTCAGATTAGCCCCCAGGCCCCAGTGGGAGACTGAAAGAGAGTTAGCCCCCAGCACCCAGCGGGGGATGAGGGATGTGGGGTTAGCCCCCAGCACCCAGCGGGGGATGAGGGATGTGGGGTTAGCCCCCAGCACCCAGCGGGGGATGAGGGATGTGGGGTTAGCCCCCAGCACCCAGCGGGGGATGAGGGATGTGGGGTTAGCCCCCAGCACTCAATGGGAGACGGAAAGGAAGCTAACCCCCAGCACCCAGTGGCGGACAAGAGACGGGGGGTTAACCCCCAGCACCCAGTGGCGGACAAGAGACGGGGGGTTAACCCCCAGCACCCAGTGGCGGACAAGAGACGGGGGGTTAACCCCCAGCACCCAGTGGCGGACAAGAGACGGGGGGTTAACCCCCAGCACCCAGGGAGGGACAACAACAGTAGTAGGGGGATTAATCCGCAGGATCCCATGGAGGACAGGGGGAGAAGGGTTAACCTCCACAAGTCAGTTGACAGCCCCCAAGCAGGGTGCAGTAGGAAAGGGTAGGGGTCTGGAGTTCTACCTTTCCTGGTTCCTGTACCTGGCCACCCTGGTGCTGTTGGTGATTTTCCTAGGCATCCTCTGGGTGAAGATGATTTGGCCAGCCTGGCttctgggggcagaggagaaCC tTAAACTGTTAACTGTGGATTGTGAGACAAGGACAGATGAT TTCTGTCAAGCTAAACAGAAGGACATTTTAATGGCCATGCTGTATGAATTATATAACTACCTGGCAATACAAGCTG GTAGTTTTGAGTGTGGAAACCCTGAGAAGCTAAAAAGTAAATGCATTCTGGTTAGTGAAGCAAAGGATTATGTGGCG AATGTAACCGGCAGTTCCCCAGAGAAGTTTGAAGATGCCCTGCAATGGATACTGAACAGTAACAGTGATTTAGGGATATG GTTAAAAGGGGAAGACCCATCAGAACCGGTTACCAGTGTAGACCAGGTGGTGTGCCTCGAATCCACCCGTCCTCGGATGGGGTTAGGCTGTCGTTTCCGCCGGGCAATAAGCACTGCCATTATGAACCTTTTCATCTTCTTCTGGA GTCTAATTGCCCTCTGGGGGATCCTGTTACTCCTGAAGTATCACTGGCGGAAGATGGAAGAAGAGGAGCAGGCCATGTATGAAATGGTGAAGAAAATCATAG CTGCTGTCCAGGATCACTACAAAGAGTGGGAACAGAGGTTGGAGCGATACCCATATGTAGGCATCCTTCACGTTCGCGACACCCTCATCCCACCCCAAAGCAG GAAAAAAATGAAGCGGGTCTGGAACAGAGCTGTGGACTTCCTGGCTTCCAACGAATCGCGGATTCAGACGGAGTCACACCGAATAGCAGGAGAGGATATGCTGGTGTGGAGGTGGACACAGCCCTCTTACGTCTCCGATTCAGAGCACTAA